A DNA window from Massilia putida contains the following coding sequences:
- a CDS encoding glycoside hydrolase family 31 protein produces MRLTLHRTLIALTSALAFVPAAFAAPLTTLDRNGAWVTVEAYGPNVVHVTIAVDKDEVLKGPGYGILAKHADNAAFRHTAGSDGDTFTSNGMTLHVNAAPPARTPSQPEKYFAPSLAPVGLQIKNAQGEPILDMQGWEMSPQLVAGEKTYQVGATFAAGRDEHYYGMGQNQDSTGALDLRGRTLDCKHWYDAPTGETVCVPFMVSSKGYGIVWDNPSATRFSAGIHGRTTFQSNVGERVSFFVITGKTADEIYSGYARLTGKTPIPPKAAFGLIQSKARYDSQQEVLRIANTYRQKKYPLDVMVVDWFYWTRMGQMDINPAEFPDPDGMNKQLHDMGMQSIVSIWPRYETAGRYFNELDAKGYLLKDKDGKTVDGLPFRSDRTGGLIDATNPKARQWFWEKSRDNILAHGFDYPWLDETEPDLVPDGFFYSIGSGDRYHNLFPLLHVEGFADNMRAWKPNKRVLILSRAAYLGSQRTGALFWSSDVNASWEALQRQVPTGLNMTASGIALWGNDIGGWQAIPGTSDGTRPPLLDPSDARDVVGQNSDYPELLTRWFEYGTFLPTLRLHGQHKHTDIWSFGKQAEAVMARYDTLRYQLIPYIYSQAKFTHDTGAPFMRGLWMDFPHDPNVANIGTEYMFGPAFLVAPVTEQGQTEKNVYLPAGTDWYNFWTDEKLAGGQWVKVAAPIDRIPVFVKAGSIVPFGTDIQSTATKQGIAQVKVYPGRDASFDLYDDDGVSYDYEKGKGTTTRLHWNDGAGKLTASGGDAGLAKNLNSLVKVAGK; encoded by the coding sequence ATGAGACTTACCCTGCACCGCACACTGATTGCGCTAACATCTGCACTTGCCTTCGTACCCGCGGCCTTCGCCGCTCCACTGACGACCCTGGACCGCAACGGCGCCTGGGTGACGGTGGAAGCCTACGGCCCGAACGTCGTCCACGTGACGATCGCCGTGGACAAGGACGAGGTCCTCAAGGGGCCGGGCTACGGCATCCTCGCCAAGCACGCCGACAACGCCGCGTTCCGCCACACGGCGGGCAGCGACGGCGACACGTTCACGTCGAACGGCATGACCCTGCACGTGAACGCGGCGCCGCCGGCGCGCACGCCGAGCCAGCCGGAGAAGTACTTCGCCCCATCGCTGGCGCCGGTCGGCCTGCAGATCAAGAACGCGCAGGGCGAGCCGATCCTCGACATGCAGGGCTGGGAGATGTCGCCGCAGCTGGTGGCCGGCGAGAAGACGTACCAGGTCGGCGCCACCTTCGCCGCCGGCCGCGACGAGCATTACTACGGCATGGGCCAGAACCAGGACTCCACGGGCGCGCTGGACCTGCGCGGCCGCACGCTCGACTGCAAGCACTGGTATGACGCGCCGACCGGCGAGACCGTGTGTGTGCCGTTCATGGTGTCCTCGAAGGGCTATGGCATCGTCTGGGACAACCCGTCGGCCACGCGCTTTTCGGCTGGCATCCATGGCCGCACGACCTTCCAGTCGAACGTGGGCGAGCGCGTATCGTTCTTCGTCATCACGGGCAAGACGGCCGACGAGATCTACTCGGGCTATGCGCGCCTGACCGGCAAGACGCCGATCCCGCCGAAGGCCGCGTTCGGCCTGATCCAGTCGAAGGCGCGCTACGACAGCCAGCAGGAAGTGCTGCGCATCGCGAACACCTATCGCCAGAAAAAATACCCGCTCGACGTGATGGTCGTCGACTGGTTCTACTGGACGCGCATGGGGCAGATGGACATCAACCCGGCCGAGTTCCCGGACCCGGACGGCATGAACAAGCAGTTGCACGACATGGGCATGCAGTCGATCGTCTCGATCTGGCCGCGCTATGAAACGGCGGGCCGCTATTTCAACGAGCTGGATGCGAAGGGCTACCTGCTGAAGGACAAGGACGGCAAGACCGTCGACGGCCTGCCGTTCCGCTCGGACCGCACGGGCGGCCTGATCGACGCGACCAATCCCAAGGCACGCCAGTGGTTCTGGGAGAAATCGCGCGACAACATCCTCGCGCATGGCTTCGACTACCCGTGGCTGGACGAAACCGAGCCGGACCTGGTCCCGGACGGCTTCTTCTACTCGATCGGCTCGGGCGACCGTTACCACAACCTGTTCCCGCTGCTGCACGTGGAAGGCTTCGCCGACAATATGCGTGCGTGGAAGCCGAACAAGCGCGTGCTGATCCTGTCGCGCGCCGCCTACCTCGGCTCGCAGCGCACCGGCGCGCTGTTCTGGTCGTCGGATGTCAACGCGTCGTGGGAAGCGCTGCAGCGCCAGGTCCCGACGGGGCTGAACATGACGGCGTCCGGCATCGCCCTGTGGGGCAACGACATCGGCGGCTGGCAGGCCATCCCGGGCACGAGCGACGGCACCAGGCCGCCGCTGCTCGATCCTTCCGACGCGCGCGACGTCGTCGGCCAGAACAGCGACTATCCCGAACTGCTGACGCGCTGGTTCGAGTACGGCACGTTCCTGCCGACCTTGCGCCTGCACGGCCAGCACAAGCACACCGACATCTGGTCCTTCGGCAAACAGGCGGAAGCCGTCATGGCGCGCTACGACACGCTGCGTTACCAGCTGATCCCGTACATCTACAGCCAGGCCAAGTTCACGCACGACACCGGTGCCCCGTTCATGCGCGGCCTGTGGATGGACTTCCCGCACGATCCGAACGTCGCCAACATCGGCACCGAATACATGTTCGGCCCCGCGTTCCTCGTGGCGCCGGTGACGGAGCAGGGCCAGACGGAGAAGAACGTCTACCTGCCGGCGGGCACCGACTGGTACAACTTCTGGACCGACGAGAAGCTCGCGGGCGGCCAGTGGGTCAAGGTGGCGGCGCCGATCGACCGCATCCCCGTGTTCGTGAAGGCCGGCTCGATCGTCCCGTTCGGCACGGACATCCAGTCGACGGCGACGAAGCAGGGTATCGCCCAGGTCAAGGTCTATCCGGGCCGCGACGCCAGCTTCGACCTGTATGACGACGACGGCGTGTCGTACGATTACGAGAAGGGCAAGGGCACGACGACGCGCCTGCACTGGAACGACGGTGCCGGCAAGCTGACGGCCAGCGGCGGCGATGCCGGCCTGGCGAAAAACCTGAATAGCCTCGTGAAAGTCGCGGGCAAGTAA
- a CDS encoding oxidoreductase: protein MTADTINVGLIGYGFAGQVFHAPLLRTTPGLRIAAVASRNPDKVRADLGDVTVHAEPAALLADRNVRLVVLASPNATHFPLARAALEAGKHVVIDKPFADDAIQAAQLVGLAEDKELLLSVYHNRRWDSTTRTALRLLADGTLGPIRHAAMHFDRFRPQPQARWKEEAEAGGGIWMDLGPHLLDEALLYFGEPLAIEADLPTLRPGSRCEDQFQARLRYADGLRVDLGASMVAAVARPRVALHGLLGSWVKQSLDPQEADLIAGRMPDGDAAGWGVDAETGTLAVLRDGKVAASALPTENGAYPSYYVGIRDALTGEGANPVPARQALTVMRLLDAGRRSAAERREVLLSEVAA from the coding sequence ATGACCGCTGACACGATCAACGTTGGACTCATCGGCTACGGCTTCGCCGGCCAGGTCTTCCACGCGCCCCTGCTGCGCACGACGCCGGGCTTGCGCATCGCCGCCGTCGCCAGCCGCAATCCCGACAAGGTGCGCGCCGACCTCGGGGACGTCACGGTCCATGCCGAACCGGCCGCCCTCCTCGCGGATCGGAACGTCCGCCTCGTCGTGCTGGCCAGCCCGAACGCGACCCATTTCCCGCTCGCGCGCGCCGCGCTCGAAGCGGGCAAGCACGTCGTCATCGACAAGCCGTTCGCGGATGATGCGATCCAGGCCGCGCAACTGGTGGGCCTGGCGGAAGACAAGGAACTCCTGCTGAGCGTGTACCACAACCGCCGCTGGGACAGCACGACGCGCACGGCGCTGCGCCTGCTGGCCGACGGCACGCTGGGTCCGATCCGCCACGCGGCCATGCACTTCGACCGTTTCCGCCCGCAGCCGCAGGCGCGCTGGAAGGAAGAGGCGGAGGCAGGCGGCGGCATCTGGATGGACTTGGGTCCGCACCTGCTCGACGAAGCCCTGCTGTACTTCGGCGAGCCGCTTGCGATCGAAGCCGACCTGCCGACCTTGCGTCCGGGCAGCCGCTGCGAAGACCAGTTCCAGGCGCGCCTGCGCTATGCGGACGGACTGCGCGTGGACCTCGGCGCCAGCATGGTGGCCGCCGTCGCGCGCCCGCGCGTGGCGCTGCACGGCCTCTTGGGCAGCTGGGTCAAGCAAAGCCTCGACCCGCAGGAAGCGGACCTGATCGCGGGCCGCATGCCGGACGGCGACGCGGCCGGATGGGGTGTCGACGCCGAGACCGGGACGTTGGCTGTCCTGCGCGACGGTAAGGTGGCGGCGTCCGCCCTGCCGACCGAGAACGGCGCGTATCCGTCGTATTACGTGGGCATCCGCGATGCGCTCACCGGCGAGGGCGCCAACCCCGTGCCGGCGCGCCAGGCACTGACCGTCATGCGTCTGCTGGACGCCGGCCGACGCAGCGCGGCCGAGCGCCGCGAAGTGCTGCTGTCCGAAGTCGCAGCCTGA
- a CDS encoding MarR family winged helix-turn-helix transcriptional regulator, translating into MRNIVDNVNQNPPSPALEVLERVHAIMHLYRSAQQRGLRAGPHDLAHMEIKVLGFFARRPGATQSDLAAHSGRDKAQLARLVRGLRDRGLLEATADETDKRSTRLTLSGAGKEMFAALHRHDGALAEAALAGIAEEDRATLLDLLERVRANLESGQG; encoded by the coding sequence ATGCGAAACATAGTTGATAACGTCAACCAAAATCCCCCGTCGCCCGCGCTGGAGGTGCTGGAGCGCGTCCACGCGATCATGCATCTGTACCGGTCGGCGCAGCAGCGCGGCCTGCGCGCCGGGCCGCACGACCTGGCGCACATGGAGATCAAGGTGCTGGGCTTTTTCGCGCGCCGTCCGGGCGCGACGCAGAGCGACCTCGCCGCGCATTCGGGACGGGACAAGGCCCAGCTGGCGCGCCTCGTGCGCGGCCTGCGCGACCGCGGCCTGCTCGAGGCCACGGCGGACGAGACGGACAAGCGCAGCACACGGCTGACGTTATCCGGCGCGGGCAAGGAGATGTTCGCGGCACTGCACCGCCACGACGGCGCGCTGGCCGAGGCGGCGCTGGCGGGCATCGCGGAAGAAGACCGCGCGACCCTGCTCGACCTGCTGGAGCGGGTGCGCGCGAATCTGGAGTCGGGGCAGGGCTGA
- a CDS encoding ROK family transcriptional regulator produces MPVTGDQQLLKQLNRMALVRQVSTQPGLSRAALADVLGLTKSTISLLVRELVDEGWLTESELLVTGEVGRRATPLHLDPSRLALLGADLGVDEARVVATNLLGEVLDTRILTYEDPTDPESSIRLVMLALVKLAKRLARPAGHGTARRVLGVGIGLHGAVDEARGLLHNAPHLGWRDVDVAGIVRTHVAGSQLDGIPLYMQNEANVAALGEFEFADQSGTDPLIYLSIGYGVGAGVIVNDRLLTGLSGFAGEVGHAILQAGGPLCQCGRRGCADALIGLGSLLGRERPSHPALERLFRRVAEGDAVTCAAVDAAGRQLGILLNNLWAGFDPMAIVIGGAALELGDTFIEPARHVLAAYAHAAMLPPPVIRTSHFGAQAVAVGAAALARYRVTRPLDVQSLARSAARGPGPRQAGAALPI; encoded by the coding sequence ATGCCCGTTACCGGTGACCAGCAACTCCTCAAGCAACTGAACCGTATGGCGCTGGTACGCCAGGTGAGCACCCAGCCCGGGTTGTCGCGCGCCGCGCTGGCCGACGTGCTGGGCCTGACCAAATCCACGATCAGCCTGCTCGTCCGCGAACTGGTCGACGAAGGCTGGCTCACGGAAAGCGAACTGCTCGTGACGGGCGAAGTGGGCCGCCGCGCCACGCCGCTGCACCTGGACCCGTCGCGCCTGGCCCTGCTCGGCGCGGACCTGGGCGTGGACGAGGCGCGCGTGGTCGCGACGAACCTGCTGGGCGAAGTGCTCGACACGCGCATCCTGACATATGAAGACCCCACCGATCCCGAGTCGAGCATCCGCCTCGTGATGCTGGCGCTCGTGAAGCTGGCGAAACGGCTGGCGCGGCCGGCGGGACACGGCACGGCACGGCGCGTGCTCGGCGTGGGCATCGGCCTGCACGGCGCGGTGGACGAAGCCCGCGGCCTGCTGCACAACGCCCCCCACCTCGGCTGGCGCGACGTCGACGTGGCCGGCATCGTACGCACGCACGTCGCGGGCTCGCAGCTGGACGGGATTCCGCTGTACATGCAGAACGAGGCGAACGTGGCGGCGCTGGGCGAGTTCGAATTCGCCGACCAGTCGGGCACCGACCCGCTGATCTACCTGTCGATCGGGTATGGCGTGGGCGCCGGCGTCATCGTCAACGACCGCCTGCTCACGGGCCTGTCCGGCTTTGCCGGCGAAGTGGGCCACGCGATCCTGCAGGCGGGCGGACCGCTGTGCCAGTGCGGCCGCCGCGGCTGCGCCGACGCGCTGATCGGCCTCGGTTCGCTGCTGGGCCGCGAGCGCCCCAGCCACCCGGCCCTCGAACGCCTGTTCCGCCGCGTGGCCGAAGGCGACGCCGTCACGTGCGCCGCCGTCGACGCGGCCGGCCGCCAGTTGGGCATCCTGCTGAACAACCTGTGGGCCGGCTTCGACCCGATGGCGATCGTGATCGGCGGCGCCGCGCTCGAGCTGGGCGACACGTTCATCGAACCGGCGCGGCACGTGCTGGCCGCATATGCGCACGCGGCCATGCTGCCGCCGCCCGTCATCCGCACGTCGCACTTCGGCGCGCAGGCCGTGGCCGTGGGCGCCGCCGCGCTGGCACGCTACCGCGTCACGCGCCCGCTCGACGTGCAGAGCCTCGCACGCAGCGCGGCCCGCGGACCGGGCCCCCGTCAGGCCGGTGCCGCGCTCCCCATCTGA
- a CDS encoding TonB-dependent receptor: MLHTKRVFSHHLNTRHRLISLAVASACAALVAPAFAQDGSNGASNGIASPGDAAVTTPVQGVATNTVVVTGIRASMQSTLNLKRNSDGIVDGIVADDIGKFPDTNLAEAVQRISGVSIDRNRGEGANVTVRGVGPDLNMVLLNGRQMPTANLGDQAGRAFDFSNLASEAVSQIQVYKSARADTPPGGIGATLNIMTGRPLDMGNRATFGVKGVYDKSNNNLPAIDAAKKVTPEVSGLYSTTWNDGMFGFAVTGSYQERNLGVNQAAVTNGWLGPFHGNTVSQDPGPIPVSGAGVTNPPKPSDIYLTPQNLSYFVRGSQRQRTNGQLTFQFRPVKEITTTLDYTYAQNKIQTKYHELSVWFNHPLNAQTSSWTNGPIASPLYYEEQVTNQDMAMNGGDFATKSTLDSIGFNTQWRVSPALRLSLDMHHSVAKSGKDSPFGSNNDLATVSFSRGTTGVDFTQEMPILVIPGGANYTAAPNQVSGSWFQDGLNKMKIDQIQAGGSLKMFEASNLNFGLSHSKVNNHSVFQQVQRDSWGGTSKNPGTDYNQNLWFADTISKYFSKLGGSSDPRLYNRFNLFDFAAVRDNAIKVTGDAAGYTPSLDNPSFNRTTIEKTRALYAQFNTDWDTALPMHTGVGFRYEKTDVASTGLLKQPTQVNWISQNELPIVFGAQTFQTQTGSYSNFLPTVDWDMDVRPDLKVRASYGVSIGRPRYDQIEGGTTYSATAGVTGTTANRGNPGLSPVKSKNLDLSAEWYYTKQSMVSLGLFYKDLSDYAGQTVVNEPSTTATTPVGGKYWNAAIASGCVATDTNCMRNYILSHFAGQPGVTATGTNAAGNLTGTISGIAGDPALPYQVTTFINQDKASLKGAEVNWQHMFSNGLGFQANYTYVKSSLTYDNMGLGNQFALVGLSNSANLVGIYEDQKWSIRLAYNWRGQFLASVADNGKPNPRYVEPYGQTDLSIGYNVNKNLSVSLEAINLTDSTQRTHGRTDQQVLQVTTGGPRYMLGARYKF, encoded by the coding sequence GTGCTGCACACCAAAAGGGTTTTTTCCCATCACCTGAACACCAGGCATCGCCTGATCAGCCTCGCAGTCGCGAGCGCATGCGCCGCCCTGGTTGCGCCGGCCTTCGCACAGGACGGCAGCAATGGTGCATCCAATGGCATCGCATCGCCCGGCGATGCGGCTGTCACCACGCCGGTGCAAGGCGTCGCGACGAATACCGTCGTCGTGACCGGTATCCGCGCCAGTATGCAATCCACGCTGAACCTGAAGCGTAACTCCGATGGTATCGTCGACGGCATCGTGGCCGACGACATCGGCAAATTCCCCGATACGAACCTGGCCGAAGCGGTCCAGCGCATCTCCGGCGTGTCGATCGACCGCAACCGCGGCGAAGGCGCCAACGTCACCGTGCGCGGCGTCGGTCCGGACCTGAACATGGTGCTGCTGAACGGCCGCCAGATGCCGACCGCGAACCTGGGCGACCAGGCCGGCCGCGCGTTCGATTTCAGCAACCTGGCGTCCGAAGCCGTGTCGCAGATCCAGGTGTACAAGAGCGCCCGCGCCGACACACCGCCGGGCGGCATCGGCGCCACGCTGAACATCATGACGGGCCGTCCGCTGGACATGGGCAATCGCGCCACCTTCGGCGTGAAGGGCGTATACGACAAGTCCAACAACAACCTGCCGGCCATCGACGCGGCCAAGAAGGTCACGCCGGAAGTCTCGGGCCTGTACAGCACCACCTGGAACGACGGCATGTTCGGCTTCGCCGTCACGGGCAGCTACCAGGAGCGCAATCTGGGCGTGAACCAGGCAGCGGTCACCAACGGCTGGCTCGGACCGTTCCATGGCAACACCGTCAGCCAGGATCCGGGCCCGATCCCCGTGTCGGGTGCCGGCGTGACGAATCCCCCCAAGCCCAGCGACATCTACCTGACGCCGCAGAACCTGTCGTACTTCGTGCGCGGCTCGCAGCGCCAGCGGACCAACGGTCAGCTGACGTTCCAATTCCGCCCCGTGAAGGAGATCACGACCACGCTGGACTACACGTACGCGCAGAACAAGATCCAGACCAAGTACCACGAACTGTCGGTCTGGTTCAACCACCCGCTGAACGCCCAGACGAGCAGCTGGACCAACGGCCCCATCGCGTCGCCGCTGTACTATGAAGAGCAGGTGACGAACCAGGACATGGCGATGAACGGCGGCGACTTCGCCACCAAGTCGACCCTGGACTCGATCGGCTTCAACACCCAGTGGCGCGTCTCGCCGGCCCTGCGCCTGTCGCTCGACATGCACCACTCGGTGGCCAAGTCGGGCAAGGACAGTCCGTTCGGCTCGAACAACGACCTGGCGACCGTCAGCTTCTCGCGCGGCACCACCGGCGTCGATTTCACCCAGGAGATGCCGATTCTCGTCATCCCGGGCGGCGCCAACTACACGGCCGCGCCGAACCAGGTGTCCGGCTCGTGGTTCCAGGATGGCCTGAACAAGATGAAGATCGACCAGATCCAGGCCGGCGGCAGCCTGAAGATGTTCGAGGCGTCGAACCTGAACTTCGGCCTGTCGCACTCGAAGGTCAACAACCACTCGGTGTTCCAGCAGGTGCAGCGCGACTCGTGGGGCGGCACGTCGAAGAACCCGGGCACCGACTACAACCAGAACCTGTGGTTCGCCGACACCATCAGCAAGTACTTCAGCAAGCTCGGTGGCTCGAGCGATCCGCGCCTGTACAACCGCTTCAACCTGTTCGACTTCGCCGCCGTGCGCGACAACGCGATCAAGGTCACGGGCGATGCGGCCGGCTACACCCCGAGCCTGGACAACCCGAGCTTCAACCGCACGACGATCGAGAAGACCCGCGCGCTGTATGCGCAGTTCAACACGGACTGGGACACGGCGCTGCCGATGCACACCGGCGTGGGCTTCCGCTACGAGAAGACCGACGTCGCGTCGACCGGCCTGTTGAAGCAGCCGACGCAGGTGAACTGGATCTCGCAGAACGAACTGCCGATCGTGTTCGGCGCGCAGACCTTCCAGACGCAGACCGGCAGCTACAGCAACTTCCTGCCAACGGTCGACTGGGACATGGACGTGCGTCCGGACCTGAAGGTGCGCGCCAGCTACGGCGTGTCGATCGGCCGTCCGCGTTACGACCAGATCGAGGGTGGCACCACGTACAGCGCCACGGCGGGCGTGACCGGCACGACGGCGAACCGCGGCAATCCGGGCCTGTCGCCGGTCAAGTCGAAGAACCTGGACCTGTCGGCCGAGTGGTACTACACGAAGCAGAGCATGGTCTCGCTGGGCCTGTTCTACAAGGACCTGTCCGACTACGCCGGCCAGACCGTCGTGAACGAGCCGTCGACGACCGCGACGACCCCGGTGGGCGGCAAGTACTGGAATGCGGCGATCGCGTCCGGCTGCGTGGCGACCGACACGAACTGCATGCGGAACTACATCCTGTCGCACTTCGCCGGCCAGCCCGGCGTGACGGCGACGGGCACCAACGCGGCGGGCAACCTGACGGGCACCATCAGCGGCATCGCCGGCGACCCGGCGCTGCCGTACCAGGTGACGACGTTCATCAACCAGGACAAGGCCTCGCTGAAGGGCGCGGAGGTCAACTGGCAGCACATGTTCAGCAACGGCCTCGGCTTCCAGGCCAACTACACGTACGTCAAGTCGAGCCTCACGTACGACAACATGGGGCTGGGTAACCAGTTCGCGCTGGTCGGCCTGTCGAACTCCGCCAACCTGGTCGGTATCTACGAAGACCAGAAATGGTCGATCCGCCTGGCGTACAACTGGCGCGGCCAGTTCCTCGCCAGCGTGGCCGACAACGGCAAGCCGAATCCGCGCTACGTCGAGCCGTACGGCCAGACCGACCTGTCGATCGGCTACAACGTCAACAAGAACCTGTCCGTGTCGCTCGAGGCGATCAACCTGACCGACTCGACCCAGCGCACGCACGGCCGTACCGACCAGCAGGTGCTGCAGGTCACGACGGGCGGCCCGCGCTACATGCTGGGCGCGCGCTACAAGTTCTGA
- a CDS encoding siderophore-interacting protein gives MPQADHQDTLVRRVRHELKLRDLTVARIEPLGPGFVAITFTGETLADFTSLSFDDHVKFIVADDDGAQVRRDYTPRRFNREARELVIEFALHGDGKASNWARRAVVGQQAAVAGPRGSMILPMELDWHLLAGDATALPAIARRLEELPAGSRAIVLAHAQAEDRRAFAGADVRWFDTQDALVDALQALTVPEGRGFAWGGGEASLMARVRQVLNGKGVPREATRVSAYWKRGVAEHHEKLE, from the coding sequence ATGCCGCAAGCAGATCACCAGGACACGTTGGTACGCCGCGTGCGCCATGAACTCAAGCTGCGCGACCTGACCGTCGCGCGCATCGAACCGCTGGGCCCCGGCTTCGTCGCCATCACATTCACGGGCGAGACGCTGGCCGATTTCACGTCGCTGTCGTTCGACGACCACGTCAAGTTCATCGTGGCGGACGACGACGGCGCACAGGTGAGGCGCGACTATACCCCACGGCGCTTCAACCGCGAAGCCCGCGAGCTCGTGATCGAGTTCGCGCTGCACGGCGACGGCAAGGCCTCAAACTGGGCACGTCGCGCCGTCGTCGGGCAGCAGGCTGCCGTCGCCGGGCCGCGCGGGTCGATGATCCTGCCGATGGAACTGGACTGGCACTTGCTGGCGGGGGACGCGACCGCCCTGCCCGCCATCGCGCGCCGGCTGGAAGAGCTGCCGGCCGGCAGCCGCGCGATCGTACTCGCGCATGCGCAGGCCGAGGACCGGCGCGCGTTCGCGGGCGCCGACGTGCGCTGGTTCGATACGCAGGATGCGCTGGTCGACGCGTTACAGGCGCTCACGGTGCCGGAAGGGCGCGGGTTCGCGTGGGGTGGCGGCGAAGCGTCGTTGATGGCGCGGGTGCGCCAGGTGCTGAACGGGAAAGGCGTGCCGCGCGAGGCGACGCGGGTGTCGGCGTACTGGAAGCGGGGTGTGGCGGAACACCACGAGAAACTGGAGTGA